Below is a window of bacterium DNA.
AAGTGCGGCGGGGCTTTCTGTCCATAGCCAAAGCCGAACCGGCCAGGGTAAAGGTGCTGGACGGCAGTTTTCCCCCGGACGTGATCCAGGCCGCAGTCCGGCAGCTGGTGCATAATCGTTTAAAGTAATCCAGGCCCCAACCAAAAGCCAAGTTCAAAAAGGACTCCAAAAATATGGAGGAAGGGAATAAGATCATGATCACCAAGCGCAAGCTTTTTACGCTGATCGCCGGCATTGCCGTGTTCAGCATGGTGGCCGGAGGGATGTTCGCCCTTTACGCCCAAAGCCAGATGACCGACCAGGTGCTGCAGTACCAGAAACTGTTCCGCCAGGTCTTCAGCACGGTTTACGAGCGCTACGTGGTGGCCCCCGACCCCCAGAAGCTGATCTACGGCGCCATCCGGGGGATGCTGGGCAGCCTTGACCCCCACTCCCAGTTTCTGGACGCCAAAACGCTAAAAGACTTGAGGATCAGCACCCAGGGAAGCTTTGGCGGGCTGGGGATCCAGATCGACATCCGGGACAATGTGCTGACGGTGGTCTCGCCCATGGCCGGGACCCCGGCCGCCAGGATGGGGATCCAGGCCGGAGACCGGATAATAAAGATAGAGAACGTTTCCACCCGGGGCATCACCACCGAGGGGGCCATCGGAAAACTGCGGGGACAGCCCGGCACCGACGTCACCATCACCATCCAGCGGGAGGGGGTGGACCAGCCGATGGACTTCACCATCACCCGGGCCAACATCGAGATCAAGAGCATCCCCTATTCCGGGTTCGTCAAGAACAAGATCGGCTACATCTGGCTGGCCAATTTCTCCGAAAAATCGGGCCCCGACCTGGGCCGGGCCATCCAGGTGCTGGAAAGCCAGGGGGCCAAGCAGCTGATCCTGGACCTGCGCAACAACCCCGGCGGGCTGCTGAACGAAGCGGTGGACATCTCCAGCAACTTCATCGACAAGGGTTCGATGGTGGTGTTCACCCGGGGCCGTCTGCCGGACGCCAACCGCGATTTCAAGGTGTCATCGGATCCGCTGTACGGTTCCAAAAAGGGCACCATGGTGGTGCTGATCAACCAGGGCTCGGCCTCGGCCTCCGAGATCGTGGCCGGCGCCATGCAGGACTGGGACCGGGCGCTGATCATCGGCCAGACCAGCTTTGGCAAGGGTTCGGTCCAAACCGTGATCCCCCTGGGAGATTCCATCGCCATGAAGCTGACTACCGCCAAGTACTACACCCCTTCCGGCCGCTGCATCCACCGGGACAACAGCGCCTGGCAGTCGGGCGAGCTGGACAGCCTGGAGGAGGACTCCACCGCCCCCAAGGAGAAGTTCATCACCCTGGGCGGGCTTAAGCGCACGGTCTACGGCGGCGGCGGCATCATCCCCGACGTCAAGGTGGACCTGCCCCTGCTGAAAAAGCTGGAGAGCAACCTGGAGCGCAAGAC
It encodes the following:
- a CDS encoding S41 family peptidase → MITKRKLFTLIAGIAVFSMVAGGMFALYAQSQMTDQVLQYQKLFRQVFSTVYERYVVAPDPQKLIYGAIRGMLGSLDPHSQFLDAKTLKDLRISTQGSFGGLGIQIDIRDNVLTVVSPMAGTPAARMGIQAGDRIIKIENVSTRGITTEGAIGKLRGQPGTDVTITIQREGVDQPMDFTITRANIEIKSIPYSGFVKNKIGYIWLANFSEKSGPDLGRAIQVLESQGAKQLILDLRNNPGGLLNEAVDISSNFIDKGSMVVFTRGRLPDANRDFKVSSDPLYGSKKGTMVVLINQGSASASEIVAGAMQDWDRALIIGQTSFGKGSVQTVIPLGDSIAMKLTTAKYYTPSGRCIHRDNSAWQSGELDSLEEDSTAPKEKFITLGGLKRTVYGGGGIIPDVKVDLPLLKKLESNLERKTLFFKFAVKYTVTRKDLPRTLEVDGPMLAEFKKLLAEEKFEYTEPDFKESEAYIKKGIKRELLSKLYGDQAMTAFLLEGDAQVQKAVELLEQHKDLNKLLQTGQNK